One stretch of Roseibium sp. HPY-6 DNA includes these proteins:
- a CDS encoding SDR family NAD(P)-dependent oxidoreductase yields MRRALVTGANRGIGFAIASGLALQGCEVLLGARDLTSGENAARRIGAAALELDVAEPDSINRALEEAGPVDILVNNAGVLGSAPLLEDPQDFEMSMAVMVHGPYQLLHHLVPQMVANGYGRIVNVSSGWGAFSDGVAGPGAYGVAKAALNALTVASARTLPSYVKVNAMCPGWVRTRMGGQGATRSPEEGADTAIWLATLGSEGPTGGFFRDRKPIDW; encoded by the coding sequence ATGAGACGCGCTTTAGTCACAGGAGCAAACCGGGGGATCGGCTTTGCAATTGCGAGCGGTCTCGCTTTGCAAGGCTGCGAAGTTCTGCTCGGGGCGCGCGACCTGACATCCGGCGAAAACGCAGCGCGTCGCATCGGAGCTGCGGCGCTGGAGCTTGATGTTGCGGAACCCGACAGCATCAATCGTGCGCTTGAAGAGGCGGGACCTGTCGATATCCTGGTGAACAATGCCGGCGTTCTCGGGTCCGCACCGTTGCTCGAAGACCCGCAGGATTTTGAAATGTCCATGGCGGTGATGGTGCACGGCCCTTACCAGCTGTTGCACCATCTTGTTCCCCAAATGGTTGCCAACGGATACGGACGTATCGTCAATGTCTCGTCGGGCTGGGGTGCCTTTTCAGATGGTGTCGCCGGTCCCGGCGCTTATGGCGTTGCCAAGGCGGCTCTTAACGCACTAACGGTCGCGAGCGCCCGCACATTGCCATCCTATGTGAAAGTAAACGCCATGTGCCCGGGCTGGGTTCGCACGCGGATGGGCGGTCAAGGCGCCACACGATCTCCCGAAGAAGGCGCTGATACAGCAATCTGGCTGGCAACCCTTGGCAGCGAAGGTCCGACGGGCGGGTTCTTTAGGGATCGCAAGCCCATTGATTGGTAG
- a CDS encoding nuclear transport factor 2 family protein: MAASPEENIKVVQDFFAAYGAGDLDGIADVMDENVIWHIPGRHPLSGTKHGRDEVLAFFSQLGSAGFKAEPIYFGADETHVVDIHRGWSNVNGKPNVDTTWGLVYRIEDGKIVEATNLSADQDTANTFFWSQYQLAPVPERLAK; encoded by the coding sequence ATGGCAGCCTCTCCGGAAGAGAACATCAAGGTCGTTCAGGATTTCTTTGCAGCCTATGGCGCAGGAGATCTTGATGGCATTGCCGACGTCATGGACGAGAATGTGATATGGCACATTCCAGGCCGTCACCCCTTGTCCGGCACGAAACATGGACGTGACGAAGTCCTGGCTTTCTTCTCGCAATTGGGGAGCGCGGGCTTCAAGGCGGAACCGATCTATTTCGGAGCCGACGAGACCCATGTCGTCGACATTCATCGCGGCTGGTCGAACGTGAATGGCAAGCCGAACGTGGATACAACCTGGGGGCTGGTCTATCGTATCGAGGATGGCAAGATCGTTGAGGCGACTAACCTGAGTGCGGACCAGGACACCGCCAACACCTTTTTCTGGTCGCAGTATCAACTGGCGCCTGTTCCCGAGCGACTCGCAAAGTAA
- a CDS encoding LysR family transcriptional regulator codes for MRLPLALLEVFTAIAERGSLRAAAEELGVKPSTVSHQLKQLENRLGAALFVRTTRSVNLTEAGRALLRGTAPSFRQLGDAMESARATGHAARGSLKLALPEFAYHLVVAKVLPAFRRTYPEIEVELSLTDALEDILEAGLHAGIRQGDLVAQDMIALRLTPPLRLSVLGAPSYFEKHGFPNRPEDLLNHECIRYRFHSSGKLAPWICKGQNGESEISVTGSLIVNALPVAVDAASRGEGLINVLHDYVASEIEAQKLVPVLEAHMPEIPGFFLYFPREYRAMVPLRLFIEQLQSATG; via the coding sequence ATGCGCTTGCCTCTAGCCTTGCTTGAAGTGTTCACCGCGATCGCGGAGCGTGGCAGTTTGCGTGCTGCGGCCGAAGAACTTGGCGTGAAACCCTCCACCGTCAGTCACCAACTGAAGCAGCTCGAGAACCGCTTGGGTGCCGCGTTGTTTGTCCGTACGACCCGTTCCGTGAACCTTACGGAGGCAGGACGCGCCCTGCTACGGGGAACGGCACCGTCGTTCAGGCAACTTGGCGATGCAATGGAAAGCGCGCGCGCAACCGGACACGCGGCAAGAGGCTCACTCAAACTGGCCTTGCCGGAATTTGCCTATCATCTTGTCGTCGCGAAGGTTCTACCGGCGTTTCGAAGAACCTACCCCGAAATCGAGGTCGAGTTGTCGCTGACCGACGCACTGGAAGATATTCTGGAAGCAGGTCTCCATGCGGGCATCAGGCAAGGCGATCTTGTCGCGCAAGATATGATCGCATTGCGATTGACGCCTCCCCTCCGTCTCTCCGTTCTTGGTGCCCCGTCTTACTTCGAGAAACACGGATTTCCGAACCGCCCGGAAGATCTTTTGAACCATGAGTGCATCCGCTACAGGTTTCACAGTTCGGGCAAGCTTGCACCCTGGATCTGCAAAGGACAGAACGGTGAATCGGAGATCAGCGTAACCGGCAGCCTTATCGTCAACGCACTTCCTGTTGCCGTTGACGCGGCAAGCCGGGGCGAAGGTCTGATTAATGTCTTGCACGACTATGTCGCAAGCGAAATAGAAGCTCAAAAACTCGTCCCCGTGCTCGAGGCCCATATGCCGGAAATTCCAGGCTTCTTTCTCTATTTCCCACGCGAATACCGCGCAATGGTGCCGTTGAGGCTCTTCATCGAACAGCTGCAATCAGCGACCGGATAG
- a CDS encoding protein adenylyltransferase SelO — protein sequence MTATPPLFQFDNTYARELPGFYVAWEGAKVPSPALVVFNEDLSEELGLNANALQTAEGVAVFAGLQSPDGASPLAQVYAGHQFGGFSPQLGDGRALLLGEVIDRHGKRRDIQLKGSGPTPFSRGGDGKAVLGPVLREYIMGEAMHALRIPSTRALAAVTTGETIYREGPKPGAVLTRVASSHLRVGTFQFFAARGDTEKVRQLADYAIARHDPDLSDAEDGYLKLFVRVMERQANLIAQWVLVGFVHGVMNTDNTTISGETIDYGPCAFIDTYDPAAVFSSIDHQGRYAFGRQPSIAQWNLARLAETILALINPDDLDKAVERVSDELARFPELYKSAWLDGMRAKLGLTGRDDGDEQLAEALLTQLFQHKIDYTLFFRRLSGAATGAREPVTQLFAEQDGISAWLSKWTERLEKDSRSTEETAEAMNAVNPVYIPRNHKVEEALVAAEDGDLAPTEKLLEVLGSPFEEKPGLAEFANPAPSEFGPYRTFCGT from the coding sequence ATGACTGCCACGCCTCCGCTCTTTCAATTCGACAACACATACGCTCGCGAATTGCCGGGCTTCTACGTTGCCTGGGAAGGAGCAAAGGTGCCGTCTCCCGCACTTGTGGTCTTCAACGAGGATCTGTCGGAGGAGCTCGGCCTGAATGCCAATGCGCTCCAGACCGCCGAGGGCGTCGCCGTTTTTGCCGGACTTCAAAGTCCCGATGGAGCGTCTCCCCTTGCACAGGTTTATGCGGGTCATCAGTTCGGCGGCTTTTCGCCGCAACTGGGCGACGGCAGGGCACTCCTGCTTGGCGAAGTGATCGACAGACATGGAAAACGGCGCGACATTCAGCTCAAGGGGTCAGGCCCGACCCCGTTTTCGCGTGGCGGCGACGGCAAGGCTGTTCTTGGCCCGGTCCTGCGTGAATACATCATGGGCGAAGCCATGCACGCGCTTCGCATTCCCTCCACGCGTGCGCTTGCTGCGGTGACCACGGGCGAAACGATTTACAGGGAAGGACCCAAGCCAGGCGCTGTCCTCACCCGTGTTGCGAGCAGCCACTTGCGGGTCGGCACCTTTCAGTTTTTCGCAGCTCGTGGCGACACGGAAAAGGTTCGTCAATTGGCTGACTACGCCATCGCACGTCATGATCCGGACTTGTCTGATGCGGAAGACGGATACCTGAAACTCTTTGTTCGTGTGATGGAGCGCCAGGCAAACCTGATTGCACAATGGGTGCTCGTGGGCTTCGTGCACGGTGTCATGAACACGGATAATACGACGATTTCCGGCGAAACGATCGACTATGGACCCTGCGCATTCATCGACACCTATGATCCGGCTGCCGTTTTCAGCTCGATCGATCACCAGGGGCGCTATGCGTTTGGCCGTCAACCGTCCATCGCACAGTGGAACCTTGCCCGCTTGGCCGAGACCATCCTGGCATTGATCAATCCGGACGATCTCGACAAGGCGGTTGAACGTGTAAGCGACGAGCTCGCACGCTTTCCGGAACTCTACAAATCGGCCTGGCTGGATGGCATGCGCGCCAAGCTTGGTCTCACCGGACGCGATGACGGCGACGAACAACTCGCAGAAGCGCTTCTCACTCAATTGTTCCAACACAAGATAGACTACACCCTGTTTTTCCGCCGGCTGTCCGGCGCTGCAACAGGTGCACGCGAACCGGTGACACAGCTTTTCGCAGAGCAAGATGGCATCAGTGCCTGGCTCTCGAAATGGACCGAAAGACTGGAAAAAGACAGTCGGAGCACTGAGGAAACGGCTGAAGCAATGAACGCGGTAAATCCGGTCTACATCCCCCGAAATCACAAGGTCGAAGAAGCCCTCGTAGCCGCAGAAGACGGCGACCTCGCGCCCACGGAAAAACTGTTGGAGGTACTTGGCTCGCCTTTCGAGGAAAAACCGGGCCTCGCCGAATTCGCCAATCCGGCCCCGAGTGAATTCGGGCCTTATCGGACATTCTGCGGAACGTAA
- a CDS encoding TetR/AcrR family transcriptional regulator, producing the protein MTGRQKAKSEETQRRVLEAAISAIENGGMEAVQIRKIAAQAGYSVGSVYKHYEDQDALIAAVDTVTLGRIKTSMSEAVDGIEDPIEQLKALARTYLAFARNHRNLWKTLFTHQLPEGREAPESHIQGTVDLLAFIAGPLKQLDPGLDDAKLSVRTRTCFAALHGLVAISLEERFVGLPDDEMDREMMFLVERLAGKGAGQG; encoded by the coding sequence ATGACGGGACGACAGAAGGCAAAAAGCGAAGAGACCCAAAGACGGGTTCTGGAAGCGGCGATCAGTGCAATCGAGAACGGCGGTATGGAGGCGGTCCAAATTCGCAAGATCGCGGCGCAGGCTGGTTATTCGGTCGGCTCTGTCTACAAACACTATGAGGATCAGGATGCCCTGATTGCCGCTGTCGATACCGTGACGCTGGGCCGAATCAAGACTTCGATGTCAGAGGCTGTCGACGGGATTGAAGACCCGATAGAGCAACTGAAGGCGCTCGCGCGCACCTATCTGGCGTTCGCCCGGAACCATCGCAATTTGTGGAAGACGCTGTTTACGCATCAGTTGCCGGAAGGACGGGAAGCCCCCGAGAGCCATATTCAGGGAACAGTCGATTTGCTGGCCTTTATCGCAGGACCGTTGAAACAGCTGGATCCCGGCTTAGACGACGCGAAGCTCTCGGTTCGAACGCGGACATGCTTTGCGGCGCTTCATGGGCTTGTGGCCATCAGTCTTGAAGAACGTTTTGTCGGCCTGCCGGACGACGAGATGGATCGTGAGATGATGTTCCTGGTTGAGAGACTGGCCGGGAAGGGAGCTGGTCAAGGGTAA
- a CDS encoding PspA/IM30 family protein, producing MLEPLVSHLKALLDAGADKRQPSLASLGGNLRDAAASVRAAQAALAKAKAEQQQDRNRLKQISASIEDLENRARIALLKGVDTLAHEAAEAIAVLEDEKSELETAIKRFDEDLVALTDQLHRAQGRLRALKRGERTVAVRQQINKAQSLGSVAGQSALTRAEDQLEDILEQQEKGYLADRAFAELAPVDQPQAVIEKLAEADCGVPVRVRANDVLERIRSELPLLIETDK from the coding sequence ATGTTAGAGCCGCTTGTTTCGCACCTGAAGGCGCTGCTGGATGCAGGCGCTGACAAACGTCAACCGTCCCTCGCCTCGCTTGGCGGGAACCTGCGTGACGCTGCCGCATCAGTTCGCGCTGCGCAGGCCGCACTTGCCAAAGCCAAAGCGGAGCAGCAGCAGGATAGAAATCGTCTCAAACAGATTTCAGCATCCATTGAAGACCTGGAAAACAGGGCGCGCATCGCCTTGCTCAAGGGTGTCGACACGCTCGCCCACGAAGCTGCAGAAGCGATTGCAGTTCTTGAGGACGAGAAGTCCGAGCTGGAAACAGCAATCAAACGCTTCGACGAAGACCTTGTCGCTCTGACCGACCAGTTGCATCGCGCACAGGGAAGACTACGCGCCCTCAAGCGCGGCGAACGCACAGTCGCGGTTCGCCAGCAAATCAACAAAGCCCAGTCGCTTGGCTCCGTCGCCGGTCAGTCAGCCCTGACCAGGGCTGAGGACCAACTGGAAGACATTCTTGAACAGCAGGAAAAAGGATACCTGGCGGATAGGGCTTTCGCCGAACTTGCACCTGTGGATCAGCCGCAAGCCGTTATCGAAAAACTGGCGGAGGCCGATTGCGGCGTCCCGGTTCGCGTACGCGCAAATGACGTACTTGAACGGATCAGATCCGAACTTCCCCTTCTCATCGAAACAGACAAGTAG
- a CDS encoding YiaA/YiaB family inner membrane protein, whose translation MQDSLVKHSHNWIIFTWASFGIAAVMMALGIYNLEASFSAKGFYTMSAIMLVHTAVTLTKTLRDKDESEKLHNRLEDAKTEKLLLDINGPEQS comes from the coding sequence ATGCAGGATTCACTTGTAAAGCACTCACACAACTGGATTATTTTCACATGGGCCAGTTTCGGCATCGCCGCGGTCATGATGGCACTCGGTATCTACAACCTTGAAGCCAGTTTTTCGGCCAAGGGTTTCTACACGATGTCCGCAATCATGCTTGTGCACACGGCAGTAACGCTCACCAAGACGCTCCGCGACAAGGACGAGTCCGAAAAACTGCACAACCGCCTCGAAGACGCCAAGACCGAAAAGCTGTTGCTCGACATCAACGGCCCCGAGCAGTCCTGA
- a CDS encoding acyl-[ACP]--phospholipid O-acyltransferase: MSKPLIVSRRFAPLFWTQFLSAFNDNFLKNALVFLMLFQISSTGTQSGDAGVLIAAAGAVFISPYLFLSALGGELADKFDKSKMARITKGVEIGGALLAAAGMALTSLPVLFTALFVFGAMSALFSPVKYGLIPEHVAASEVPRANAWVESGTFLAILGGTISAGLVFATNAPVMVFVPLMIALALACYASSRQIPSAWPAAPDLKIDYNIITSTWRILSDLAKDRRLFRVALMNAWFWLIGAMVLALLPLIVKDTLNGHEQAVTYFLTVFAVSIGIGSALAAWISAGRINLLPAPVGTLLMALFCLDIAWTLSTVSIAASHSGLLEFLRADGVLRLTIDMAGLAISGALLVVPTFTALQTWAAPETRARRIAGANALGAAIMTAGGALLAGAQSAGISVPVIMVALGALNLGAAVLMYRSLPTNPLRDAVSILYRAFFRVEIEGLDNLEKAGEAPILALNHVSLLDAGLALTLTEKVPTFAVDYEIAKRWWVRPFLHLANALPINPAKPMATRSLIKVVNSGEPMVIFPEGRLTVTGSLMKVYDGAAMVADKTGAMIVPIRIDGLEKTPFSYLNPSQIRKSLFPKVRVTIMEPRKLELPDDLKGRKRRAAAGSELYEVMSDLMFETSLAEDQTILDQVIATANERGLSEVALEDPLSGTLSYGKLLTGVSVLGRKILKLTANEETVGVMLPNANGSAVTVLAAMSAGKVPAMINFTAGLENVLSACRTGQVRTILSSRTFIKQAKLETLVDGLEPHVDFIWLDELRKEIGLLDKLRGLVSRKRPIVRRTGSDTAVILFTSGSEGTPKGVVLTHKNILANATQAAARIDFSPSDKVFNVLPMFHSFGLTAGTILPLISGVPTYLYPSPLHYRIIPELIYSSNATILFGTDTFLNGYARVAHAYDFRSLRYCFAGAEPVKPSTRQTYMEKFGLRVLEGYGVTETAPVIAINTPMFNKPGTVGKLMPGMTARLEPVPGVETGGRLFVSGPNVMVGYLKSDNPGVIEPLVDGWHDTGDIVDVDEEGYITIKGRAKRFAKIGGEMVSLAAVEAIAGQVWPDHLSAVAAVKDPRKGEKLILITECPTANRADFLEAAKARGAQDLMIPAEVRTVPAVPVLGSGKIDFAGVTKLVNDSDMFRDAA; the protein is encoded by the coding sequence TTGAGTAAGCCCCTTATCGTCTCGCGCCGGTTCGCACCGCTGTTCTGGACCCAGTTCCTGTCTGCGTTCAACGACAACTTCCTGAAGAACGCGCTGGTCTTCCTGATGCTGTTTCAAATTTCATCGACCGGAACGCAAAGCGGCGATGCCGGCGTGCTGATTGCAGCTGCCGGAGCCGTGTTCATTTCACCCTACCTCTTTCTGTCGGCACTCGGCGGCGAACTCGCCGACAAGTTCGACAAATCGAAAATGGCGCGGATCACAAAGGGGGTGGAAATCGGCGGTGCACTTCTGGCCGCTGCCGGGATGGCACTTACTTCCCTTCCCGTTCTCTTCACCGCTCTGTTTGTGTTTGGCGCAATGTCTGCCTTGTTCAGCCCTGTCAAATACGGACTGATTCCGGAACATGTCGCAGCCTCCGAAGTACCGCGGGCAAATGCCTGGGTTGAATCCGGCACCTTTCTCGCAATCCTCGGCGGAACCATTTCCGCAGGCCTTGTCTTTGCGACGAACGCACCGGTGATGGTGTTTGTGCCGCTCATGATCGCTCTGGCCTTGGCATGCTACGCCTCCAGCCGCCAGATCCCTAGTGCATGGCCGGCGGCGCCGGATCTGAAAATCGATTACAATATTATCACCTCTACATGGCGCATCTTGTCAGATCTCGCCAAAGACAGGCGTCTGTTCCGTGTCGCACTGATGAACGCCTGGTTCTGGCTGATCGGCGCGATGGTCCTCGCGCTGCTGCCTCTCATCGTCAAAGACACCTTGAACGGCCACGAACAAGCCGTGACCTACTTTCTGACAGTTTTCGCCGTTTCAATCGGAATCGGCTCGGCATTGGCCGCGTGGATCTCCGCTGGACGGATAAACCTGCTTCCAGCCCCTGTCGGTACATTGCTGATGGCGCTGTTTTGCCTGGACATCGCCTGGACGCTCTCCACGGTTTCAATTGCAGCTTCGCATTCAGGCCTGCTGGAGTTCTTGAGAGCAGATGGCGTCCTGCGCCTGACGATCGACATGGCGGGCCTTGCCATTTCCGGTGCGCTTCTGGTCGTCCCGACCTTCACCGCACTTCAGACCTGGGCTGCACCTGAAACACGCGCCCGGCGGATTGCAGGCGCAAATGCCTTGGGCGCTGCTATCATGACTGCCGGTGGCGCGTTGCTGGCCGGTGCACAGTCCGCTGGTATTTCCGTGCCTGTGATCATGGTTGCTCTCGGCGCACTCAATCTCGGCGCTGCTGTGCTGATGTACAGGAGCCTTCCGACCAACCCGCTGAGAGATGCCGTTTCAATCCTTTACCGTGCCTTCTTCCGTGTTGAAATCGAAGGTCTCGATAACCTTGAAAAAGCAGGGGAAGCGCCGATCCTTGCGCTCAATCACGTCTCCTTGCTCGATGCAGGGCTCGCGCTGACGCTGACTGAGAAAGTGCCGACCTTTGCGGTCGACTATGAAATTGCCAAGCGCTGGTGGGTGCGTCCGTTCCTGCACCTGGCAAACGCCTTGCCGATCAATCCGGCCAAGCCAATGGCAACGCGCTCGCTGATCAAGGTCGTGAACTCCGGGGAACCGATGGTGATTTTTCCCGAAGGCCGCCTGACCGTCACAGGTTCGCTCATGAAAGTCTATGACGGTGCCGCAATGGTTGCCGACAAGACCGGCGCGATGATTGTGCCGATCCGCATCGACGGCCTTGAAAAGACGCCCTTTTCCTACCTGAACCCATCGCAGATCCGCAAAAGCCTGTTCCCGAAAGTGAGGGTGACCATCATGGAACCGAGAAAACTGGAATTGCCGGACGACCTGAAAGGCCGCAAACGCCGCGCCGCTGCCGGAAGCGAACTCTACGAAGTAATGTCAGACCTGATGTTCGAGACAAGCCTTGCCGAAGACCAAACCATTCTGGACCAGGTGATCGCGACAGCCAACGAGCGCGGCCTGTCGGAGGTTGCCCTGGAAGACCCGCTTTCAGGGACACTGAGTTACGGAAAGCTCCTGACGGGGGTCTCGGTGCTGGGCCGCAAGATCTTGAAGTTGACCGCGAACGAGGAAACGGTAGGTGTCATGCTGCCGAACGCCAACGGCTCGGCGGTAACGGTTCTTGCCGCTATGTCCGCCGGCAAGGTTCCAGCCATGATCAACTTCACCGCCGGTCTGGAAAACGTGCTGTCCGCGTGCCGGACGGGGCAGGTCAGGACGATCCTCTCGTCTCGTACATTCATCAAGCAGGCAAAGCTCGAAACACTGGTCGATGGGCTCGAGCCGCATGTAGACTTCATCTGGCTGGATGAGTTGCGCAAGGAAATCGGTCTTCTGGACAAGCTTCGAGGGCTGGTGTCGCGCAAACGTCCAATCGTCCGGCGTACCGGAAGCGATACGGCCGTTATCCTGTTCACGTCCGGTTCGGAAGGCACACCGAAAGGCGTTGTCCTGACGCACAAGAACATTCTGGCCAATGCCACCCAGGCAGCGGCCCGGATCGACTTTTCGCCCTCCGACAAGGTCTTCAACGTCCTGCCGATGTTCCACTCGTTCGGCCTCACGGCGGGCACGATCCTGCCGCTGATCTCGGGCGTGCCGACCTATCTCTATCCTTCTCCGCTGCATTACCGGATCATTCCGGAGCTGATCTACTCGTCCAACGCGACGATCCTGTTCGGCACCGACACGTTCCTGAACGGTTATGCGCGGGTTGCCCATGCCTATGACTTCCGTTCGCTCCGCTATTGCTTCGCCGGTGCGGAACCTGTCAAACCTTCCACCCGCCAGACCTACATGGAAAAGTTCGGCCTGCGTGTTCTGGAGGGCTATGGCGTCACTGAAACCGCGCCGGTCATCGCGATCAACACCCCAATGTTCAACAAGCCGGGTACGGTCGGCAAACTGATGCCGGGCATGACCGCGCGTCTCGAGCCTGTACCGGGTGTCGAGACAGGCGGCCGGCTGTTCGTATCGGGGCCAAACGTGATGGTCGGTTATCTGAAATCCGATAATCCGGGCGTGATCGAACCGCTGGTAGATGGCTGGCATGACACCGGCGACATCGTTGATGTCGACGAGGAAGGCTACATCACCATCAAGGGCCGTGCGAAACGCTTTGCAAAGATCGGTGGTGAAATGGTGTCCCTGGCCGCCGTCGAAGCCATTGCGGGTCAGGTCTGGCCGGATCATTTGTCGGCCGTCGCCGCTGTCAAGGATCCGCGCAAGGGTGAAAAACTGATCCTCATCACCGAATGTCCGACCGCCAATCGTGCGGACTTTCTGGAAGCCGCCAAGGCACGTGGTGCTCAGGATCTGATGATCCCGGCAGAAGTCAGAACTGTCCCTGCTGTTCCTGTGCTGGGATCCGGCAAGATTGACTTCGCAGGAGTTACGAAGCTGGTGAACGATTCAGATATGTTTCGAGACGCCGCCTAA
- a CDS encoding HIT family protein — MSAPAYDDQNVFAKILRGELPSHKVFEDEMTLVIMDIMPRGDGHILVIPKAPSRNIFDIETTDLNAVMATVQKMARTVVKAFDADGTTIQQFSEPAGGQVVFHTHVHIIPRFEGVSLKPHTGEMADNDLLAKQADQIRAALD, encoded by the coding sequence ATGTCTGCACCAGCCTATGACGACCAGAACGTCTTCGCCAAAATCCTGCGTGGAGAGCTTCCGAGCCACAAAGTATTCGAAGATGAAATGACCCTGGTCATTATGGACATCATGCCACGTGGTGACGGGCATATTCTGGTGATCCCGAAAGCACCTTCCAGGAACATTTTCGACATCGAAACCACCGATCTGAACGCCGTCATGGCAACCGTCCAGAAAATGGCACGCACGGTCGTCAAAGCCTTCGACGCGGACGGAACGACCATTCAGCAATTCTCTGAACCCGCGGGCGGTCAGGTGGTGTTTCATACGCACGTCCACATCATTCCGCGATTTGAAGGCGTGTCGCTGAAGCCGCATACCGGAGAGATGGCGGACAACGACCTTCTCGCGAAACAGGCGGATCAAATTCGCGCTGCGCTCGACTAG
- a CDS encoding glutathione S-transferase family protein: protein MAEQVELFYAPQTRATGVRVLLEELGAPYTLNVLNVKLEENRQPGFLKLNPAGKVPTVRRGDAVVTEQVAIYLYLADLFPERGLTPGLDDPLRGPYLRWFVYMASCFEPALVDRALKREEPPQSMSPYGSFETVVENMRAQLTGKTFVLGEKITALDVLWAMGLRWGMMFGIVPEFDEFKDYTARFFERPAAVKVLQEDQNLAKEQDEAAKAAGVA from the coding sequence ATGGCAGAACAGGTCGAACTCTTTTACGCGCCCCAGACCCGTGCAACGGGTGTTCGTGTTCTCCTGGAAGAACTCGGCGCGCCGTACACCCTGAATGTCCTGAACGTCAAACTGGAAGAAAACCGGCAACCCGGTTTTTTGAAACTGAATCCGGCCGGTAAGGTTCCAACTGTCCGGCGCGGCGATGCCGTCGTCACGGAACAGGTCGCGATCTATCTCTACCTGGCGGATCTCTTTCCGGAAAGAGGGCTCACGCCAGGTCTCGACGACCCGTTGCGCGGGCCTTACCTGCGCTGGTTCGTCTATATGGCATCGTGTTTCGAACCGGCACTGGTGGACCGGGCGCTCAAGCGGGAAGAGCCGCCGCAGTCCATGTCACCCTATGGCAGTTTTGAGACGGTCGTGGAGAACATGCGTGCGCAACTTACGGGCAAGACCTTCGTTCTGGGCGAAAAGATCACAGCACTCGATGTCCTTTGGGCGATGGGTCTCAGATGGGGCATGATGTTCGGCATTGTGCCCGAATTCGATGAATTCAAAGACTACACGGCTCGCTTCTTCGAGCGACCCGCGGCCGTGAAGGTTCTTCAGGAAGATCAGAACCTTGCCAAGGAACAGGATGAAGCGGCAAAGGCTGCAGGCGTTGCGTGA
- a CDS encoding AzlD domain-containing protein, translating to MSGDIMMETWWWPYVMILVAGWLATDVWRWIGVFASGRLREDSELLIWVRCVATALVAGLISKLILFPQGILGETPMWLRIAAACAGFAAFFLSRQKVIVGVLAAEAFLIGGWWLVDRVG from the coding sequence ATGAGCGGTGACATCATGATGGAAACCTGGTGGTGGCCTTATGTGATGATCCTGGTAGCCGGTTGGCTGGCGACGGACGTGTGGCGCTGGATCGGTGTCTTTGCCAGCGGGCGTCTGCGCGAAGACAGTGAGCTGTTGATCTGGGTGCGCTGCGTTGCAACAGCGCTGGTAGCCGGCCTCATCTCCAAGCTGATCCTGTTCCCGCAAGGGATCTTGGGGGAAACACCCATGTGGCTGCGTATCGCTGCTGCTTGTGCCGGATTTGCGGCCTTTTTCCTGTCCCGGCAGAAGGTCATTGTCGGCGTCCTGGCCGCAGAAGCCTTCTTGATCGGTGGCTGGTGGCTGGTTGATAGGGTAGGCTAG